The following are encoded together in the Pirellulales bacterium genome:
- a CDS encoding prephenate dehydrogenase/arogenate dehydrogenase family protein yields the protein VCTPVGEIAGHILQAAAAAPDRALLTDAGSTKAAIVSKIEAALPAGKHFVGSHPLAGSEKKGVQFAQADLFENRVVVITPTTRTSPADLQAVTDLWSSLGANLLTMSPEVHDQILAGTSHVPHVIASALAGTTPQADLPLTAGGWRDVTRIAAGDPALWAQILLENRVNVLKSLAGFETKVAAFRSAIERGDTASLRALLTEGKQVRDALGD from the coding sequence TCGTTTGTACACCAGTTGGCGAAATTGCCGGCCACATTTTACAAGCGGCCGCCGCGGCCCCCGACCGCGCACTGTTGACTGACGCCGGCAGCACCAAGGCTGCAATTGTTTCCAAAATAGAAGCTGCGTTGCCGGCCGGCAAACATTTTGTGGGCAGCCATCCACTGGCTGGCAGCGAGAAAAAAGGAGTTCAATTCGCCCAGGCCGATTTATTTGAAAATCGTGTGGTCGTCATCACACCCACAACTCGCACTTCGCCGGCCGACCTCCAAGCAGTTACCGACTTATGGTCGTCACTGGGAGCCAACCTACTGACCATGTCTCCGGAAGTTCACGATCAAATACTCGCTGGCACCAGCCATGTGCCGCATGTGATTGCTTCGGCGTTGGCCGGAACCACGCCGCAGGCCGATTTGCCTCTTACCGCCGGCGGCTGGCGCGATGTAACTCGCATTGCGGCGGGCGATCCGGCACTGTGGGCCCAAATTCTGCTGGAAAATCGGGTTAACGTCTTGAAGTCGCTGGCCGGGTTTGAGACAAAGGTGGCTGCGTTTCGTTCGGCGATTGAGCGCGGAGACACCGCCAGCCTCCGTGCTTTGCTCACGGAAGGAAAACAAGTTCGCGATGCTCTGGGAGATTGA